CGTCGTCACCGGCGGCGAACCGGCGCTGCAGTGGGACGCGCCGCTGGCCGACGCCCTGCGCGCGGCCGGGTTTCGCGTCCACATGGAGACGAACGGCACCCGCGCGCTCGCCGCGCCGGTCGACTGGCTCACGGTGTCGCCAAAGCCGCAGTTCCATCCGCCCGGCGTCACCCTGGCCGAACTCGAGGCAGACGAGTGCAAGGTCGTGGTCGACGACGCGGTGGACGACGAGACGCTCGCCGACTACGAGCGCCGCTACGCCTGCGCGCACTACCTCGTCCAACCGTGCTGGGGGCCCGGCTACGA
The genomic region above belongs to Deltaproteobacteria bacterium and contains:
- a CDS encoding radical SAM protein, with product MSTYRVKELFGPTIQGEGVHAGRVCVFLRFAACNLACTWCDTDFSPDGAARLTAADIADALSRLDATGSRTVVVTGGEPALQWDAPLADALRAAGFRVHMETNGTRALAAPVDWLTVSPKPQFHPPGVTLAELEADECKVVVDDAVDDETLADYERRYACAHYLVQPCWGPGYDASLARAIALARKRPRWRLGVQLHKWIGLP